Proteins encoded in a region of the Zea mays cultivar B73 chromosome 2, Zm-B73-REFERENCE-NAM-5.0, whole genome shotgun sequence genome:
- the LOC100275320 gene encoding uncharacterized protein LOC100275320 — protein sequence MVRASLLAVREALAVGAAAATRHGADAAPLGPVAILLLAVAATAAVAAIAAFGCAQGAKKPRRQNNNNNAYYYGQGYPPPPAGAYGYPAQAAYGYPAQGAGGRPGRSGLGSGAAGLAVGAVGGLAAGAIIGSALDSGGGGGCGGGGGCGGGGCGGGGCGGGCGG from the coding sequence ATGGTGCGGGCGAGCCTTCTCGCCGTGCGCGAGGCGCTAGCGGTCGGCGCTGCTGCGGCCACGCGGCACGGCGCCGACGCCGCCCCGCTCGGTCCCGTGGCGATCTTGCTCCTCGCGGTGGCCGCGACGGCAGCCGTGGCGGCCATCGCGGCGTTCGGGTGCGCGCAAGGCGCCAAGAAGCCGCGCCGgcagaacaacaacaacaacgcctACTACTACGGCCAGGGCTACCCGCCGCCTCCCGCGGGCGCGTACGGCTACCCTGCGCAGGCCGCGTACGGCTACCCGGCGCAGGGCGCCGGAGGGAGGCCCGGCCGCAGCGGGCTTGGGTCGGGAGCCGCGGGGCTCGCCGTCGGCGCGGTCGGCGGGCTGGCCGCCGGCGCCATCATCGGCTCGGCGCTCGactccggcggcggcggcggctgcggtggcggtggcggctgcggcggcggcggatgCGGTGGCGGTGGCTGCGGCGGCGGATGCGGTGGTTGA